In Candidatus Cybelea sp., one genomic interval encodes:
- the queA gene encoding tRNA preQ1(34) S-adenosylmethionine ribosyltransferase-isomerase QueA: protein MRAEWRCRTGAPKRSSRSTSRKRKSIISIDESLAAAYDYTLPQELIAQSPAPVRDASRLLVLDGSHLDHRAFHELPKLLREGDLLVLNETRVIPARIFGRSAGGSARIELLLLHPARSLAYDRNARRWIALTKPARRLRAGTRILFEKFGEALVTGELAEGLREIEFDLRVPFEQFLADAGEMPLPPYIRGRSAQAQGRYQSVFARVPGSVAAPTASLHFTPELLVSLASRGIEVVRVTLNVGLGTFRPVTAERIDDHAMHAEAYTLGTEAAEAIVRAQRAARRVVAVGTTVVRALEGNAASFGHLTPGEHATELFIRPGFDFRVVDAMITNFHLPRSTLLMLVSAFAGRANVLRAYAQAVEDRYRFYSFGDAMLVARQRCDT, encoded by the coding sequence GTGCGCGCGGAATGGCGCTGCAGAACCGGGGCGCCGAAGAGATCCTCGCGCAGTACTTCCCGCAAACGAAAGTCGATTATCTCAATCGATGAGAGCCTGGCAGCCGCCTACGACTACACGCTGCCGCAGGAACTCATCGCGCAGTCACCCGCACCGGTCCGCGACGCCAGCCGGCTGCTGGTCCTGGACGGTTCACACCTCGACCATCGCGCGTTTCACGAACTGCCGAAGCTCCTGCGCGAGGGCGACCTCCTAGTCCTCAACGAGACGCGCGTGATTCCCGCGCGCATCTTCGGACGTTCTGCCGGCGGAAGCGCCCGTATCGAACTGCTGCTGCTCCATCCGGCGCGATCGCTCGCGTACGACCGTAATGCGCGGCGCTGGATCGCCTTGACCAAACCGGCCCGCCGCCTGCGCGCGGGGACGCGAATTCTCTTCGAAAAGTTCGGCGAAGCCCTCGTTACCGGCGAGCTCGCGGAGGGGCTACGCGAGATCGAATTCGACCTGCGAGTGCCGTTCGAGCAGTTTTTGGCCGATGCGGGCGAGATGCCGCTGCCGCCGTATATTCGCGGGCGCTCCGCGCAAGCGCAGGGGCGCTATCAAAGCGTCTTCGCGCGCGTTCCGGGAAGCGTCGCGGCACCGACGGCTTCGCTGCATTTTACGCCGGAGCTCCTGGTTTCGCTCGCTTCGCGCGGGATCGAGGTCGTGCGCGTGACGCTCAACGTCGGGCTGGGCACGTTCCGTCCAGTGACGGCGGAGCGAATCGACGATCACGCGATGCACGCCGAGGCCTACACGCTCGGTACGGAGGCAGCAGAAGCGATCGTCCGCGCGCAGCGCGCGGCGCGGCGCGTCGTCGCCGTCGGAACGACCGTCGTCCGCGCGCTCGAAGGGAACGCCGCCTCCTTCGGGCATCTAACGCCCGGTGAGCACGCGACCGAACTCTTCATTCGCCCCGGCTTCGACTTCCGCGTCGTCGACGCGATGATCACGAACTTCCACTTGCCGCGCTCCACGCTTTTGATGCTGGTCAGCGCGTTCGCCGGCCGCGCCAACGTCTTGCGAGCCTATGCGCAGGCGGTCGAGGATCGCTACCGTTTCTACTCGTTCGGCGATGCGATGCTCGTTGCGAGGCAACGATGCGATACGTAA
- a CDS encoding urate hydroxylase PuuD: protein MTAHTDWIFRWFHILAGIMWIGLLYFFNFVNAEAMKEAAAAGEAGPISKYVMPRALFFFRWGAVVTWIFGAALLGSYEAPSGNGFVAAFTLQGPMAPIGLGAWLGTIMLLNVWGVIWRNQKKVLGLVSATDAEKAKARRVAFLGSRVNTLLSIPMIFFMATGPTSMSQWIYH, encoded by the coding sequence ATGACCGCGCACACCGACTGGATCTTTCGCTGGTTCCATATCCTGGCCGGCATCATGTGGATCGGCCTGCTCTACTTCTTCAATTTCGTCAACGCCGAGGCGATGAAGGAAGCCGCCGCGGCCGGCGAGGCCGGCCCGATCTCCAAGTACGTCATGCCGCGGGCGCTCTTCTTCTTTCGCTGGGGCGCCGTCGTTACGTGGATCTTCGGCGCCGCGCTTTTAGGCAGTTATGAGGCGCCCAGCGGCAATGGTTTCGTCGCCGCGTTTACCCTGCAAGGGCCAATGGCGCCGATCGGTCTGGGAGCCTGGCTGGGCACGATCATGCTGCTCAACGTTTGGGGCGTCATCTGGAGAAATCAGAAGAAAGTCCTAGGCCTGGTTTCTGCGACCGACGCGGAAAAGGCCAAGGCGCGGCGAGTGGCATTCCTTGGCTCTCGCGTCAATACGCTGCTCTCGATTCCGATGATCTTCTTCATGGCAACTGGGCCGACGTCGATGTCGCAATGGATCTACCACTAA
- the ruvA gene encoding Holliday junction branch migration protein RuvA — protein MFARISGSLVERAGDTAIVEAAGLGYEIVLPPCIADKLPLRAGERVALEIYAVLNMDGNSGRFTYYGFTNAIEREFFEALLTVSSIGPRSAARAFSLPMSTIAAAIDRGDYALLKTLPGIGQQKARDVVAKLQGKVTKFLLIQDAPQPEPIAIPDFADEALAVLVQLGYRRAEGEAMTRQTLERRPDIDQAEDLLAEIYRSKSAKDTV, from the coding sequence GTGTTCGCTAGAATCTCGGGCTCGCTCGTCGAGCGTGCCGGCGATACCGCGATCGTCGAAGCCGCCGGCCTCGGATACGAAATCGTCTTGCCGCCCTGCATCGCCGACAAGCTGCCCCTGCGCGCGGGGGAACGCGTTGCCTTGGAGATCTACGCCGTCCTCAATATGGACGGCAACAGCGGCCGCTTCACGTATTACGGATTCACCAACGCGATCGAGCGCGAGTTCTTCGAAGCGCTCTTGACGGTCTCGTCGATCGGTCCGCGCTCCGCGGCGCGGGCGTTCTCCCTGCCGATGTCGACGATCGCTGCCGCGATCGATCGCGGCGACTACGCGCTGCTCAAGACGCTTCCCGGCATCGGCCAGCAAAAAGCACGGGACGTCGTCGCGAAGCTGCAGGGAAAGGTGACGAAGTTCTTGCTCATCCAGGACGCGCCGCAGCCGGAGCCGATCGCCATTCCCGACTTTGCCGACGAAGCGCTGGCCGTGCTCGTGCAGCTCGGCTATCGGCGTGCCGAGGGCGAGGCGATGACTCGTCAGACGCTCGAGCGCAGACCCGATATCGATCAAGCGGAGGATTTGCTCGCGGAGATATACCGCTCGAAGTCGGCGAAGGACACGGTATGA
- a CDS encoding SpoIID/LytB domain-containing protein, producing the protein MALTNIKRGAFLMLAAAPMLTGRAQAQSDADPASSSTRPALRVLLGSGDASASSGGTFSYNGRFYRGSFTRDSEGRVVNLVDIEEYLYSVVPSEMAARWPAPALQAQAICSRTYVLQRSDPRRAYDLVPSELNQVYHGVAGESADATAAVDATAGRVLTFNGTFAQIAYSSCCGGHTEASAEAWNTTPIPYLQGVVCTWCTDSPNYRWNATLALDAIAARYAPQLAPFGNLTSIAIAARDGSGRARSFTLLGQHGSLTVRGSAFRMAVGPRTLRSLLVLDLQPRVAGGVAVDGGGLGHGVGLCQWGARGMALQNRGAEEILAQYFPQTKVDYLNR; encoded by the coding sequence ATGGCGCTGACGAACATCAAGCGCGGGGCGTTTCTGATGCTCGCGGCTGCGCCGATGCTAACGGGACGAGCGCAGGCGCAGAGCGACGCCGATCCCGCGAGCAGTTCCACGCGGCCCGCGCTGCGCGTCCTGCTCGGATCCGGCGACGCCTCCGCGTCGTCCGGCGGAACGTTTTCCTACAATGGCCGCTTCTACCGCGGCAGCTTTACGCGCGACAGCGAGGGACGGGTCGTAAACCTGGTCGATATCGAGGAGTATCTCTACAGCGTCGTTCCGAGCGAGATGGCGGCGCGCTGGCCGGCGCCGGCGCTGCAAGCGCAGGCGATCTGCTCGCGCACGTACGTCCTGCAGCGCAGCGATCCGCGCCGCGCGTACGATCTGGTTCCCTCTGAGCTCAACCAGGTCTATCACGGCGTTGCGGGTGAGTCTGCAGATGCCACCGCAGCCGTCGACGCGACGGCGGGACGGGTGCTGACCTTCAACGGTACTTTCGCGCAGATCGCGTACTCCTCATGTTGCGGCGGACATACCGAGGCTTCTGCTGAGGCCTGGAATACGACGCCGATTCCCTACCTGCAGGGCGTCGTCTGCACGTGGTGCACCGACTCGCCGAACTATCGTTGGAACGCAACGCTGGCGCTCGACGCGATCGCTGCGCGCTACGCGCCGCAATTGGCGCCGTTCGGGAATCTTACGAGCATCGCGATCGCGGCGCGCGACGGCAGCGGTCGCGCGCGGAGCTTCACGCTGCTCGGCCAGCACGGCAGTCTTACGGTACGAGGCAGCGCGTTCCGGATGGCGGTCGGCCCGCGGACGCTGCGCAGCCTGCTCGTCCTCGATCTGCAGCCGCGGGTGGCAGGCGGCGTCGCGGTCGATGGCGGCGGGTTGGGGCACGGCGTCGGCCTCTGTCAGTGGGGTGCGCGCGGAATGGCGCTGCAGAACCGGGGCGCCGAAGAGATCCTCGCGCAGTACTTCCCGCAAACGAAAGTCGATTATCTCAATCGATGA
- a CDS encoding NAD(P)H-quinone oxidoreductase: MRYVTFERYGSPEVLHVAERPPPEPAPGEVLIEVQAAGISRADVMQRQGNYPPPRDASPILGLEVAGAVASVGTSVSRWKAGDRVCALTNGGGYAEFVAVAQGQVLPIPQGWSAVEAATLPENAFTVYDNLFTRGRLKRGESVLVHGGTSGIGSTAIMFALAFGATPYATAGGAEKVEACLRLGAKAAIDYRTSDFVAEIARLTSGAGVDVVFDIVGGDYVARDIECLSPDGRVVCIATQRGRGVEIDLHRLLAKRATIMGSSLRPRTAEQKAAIARELERHIWPLLPRRDPIVPVVDAVFPFARAAEAHARMESSAHIGKLVLTPN, from the coding sequence ATGCGATACGTAACGTTTGAACGTTACGGCTCGCCGGAGGTTCTGCACGTCGCAGAGAGGCCGCCGCCAGAGCCGGCTCCCGGAGAGGTGCTGATCGAGGTTCAGGCCGCGGGCATCTCGCGCGCCGACGTGATGCAGCGCCAAGGAAACTATCCGCCGCCGCGCGACGCTTCGCCGATTCTCGGCCTGGAGGTGGCGGGCGCCGTCGCTTCGGTCGGTACGAGCGTTTCGCGTTGGAAAGCGGGCGACCGCGTCTGCGCGCTGACCAACGGCGGCGGCTACGCCGAGTTCGTCGCCGTGGCGCAGGGACAAGTTCTGCCCATTCCACAGGGCTGGAGCGCCGTCGAAGCGGCGACGCTGCCCGAGAACGCGTTTACCGTCTACGACAACCTCTTCACCCGAGGCCGGCTCAAACGCGGCGAGTCGGTTCTCGTGCACGGCGGAACGAGCGGAATCGGCTCGACCGCCATTATGTTCGCGCTCGCATTCGGCGCGACGCCCTACGCCACCGCGGGCGGTGCGGAGAAGGTCGAAGCCTGCCTGCGGCTCGGAGCGAAGGCCGCAATCGATTACCGAACGAGCGATTTCGTCGCCGAGATCGCGCGCCTGACCTCCGGCGCCGGCGTCGACGTCGTCTTCGATATCGTCGGCGGCGACTACGTCGCGCGCGACATCGAGTGCCTATCGCCCGACGGCCGCGTCGTCTGCATCGCGACGCAACGCGGACGCGGCGTCGAGATCGATCTCCACCGGCTGCTTGCCAAGCGCGCGACGATCATGGGTTCGAGCCTGCGTCCGCGTACGGCCGAGCAGAAGGCCGCGATCGCCCGCGAACTGGAGCGCCATATCTGGCCGCTCCTTCCCCGGCGCGATCCGATCGTGCCGGTCGTCGACGCAGTCTTTCCGTTCGCGCGCGCGGCCGAGGCTCACGCGCGCATGGAGAGCAGCGCGCACATCGGGAAGCTCGTTCTAACGCCGAATTAG
- the ruvB gene encoding Holliday junction branch migration DNA helicase RuvB, whose protein sequence is MSDSGARRRLLGPSDVTPQPEQSSARDRIVDPHDALEEEVFGASLRPRCFEEYVGQERVVENLRIAIDAAKRRGEPLEHVLFYGPPGLGKTTLAGLIARELNANFRPTSGPTLEKPKDLVGILTSLERGDVFFVDEVHRLGRVVEEFLYPAMEDFQIDFVVDRGTYAKTLKLPLQHFTLVGATTRAGMLTAPLRERFGIVHHLDYYGVAELERIVRRSANVLGVPIDPEAAHTIAARSRGTPRVANRLLRRVRDFAEVRAEGHITVAVADEALHREGVDESGLDRLDRAFLQTLVVQYRGGPAGIAAIAASLTEDAETLEDVVEPYLLKSGFITRTASGRRATPAAFRHLGIVGGKPSQERLL, encoded by the coding sequence ATGAGCGACTCGGGCGCGCGCCGGCGGCTGCTGGGCCCATCCGACGTCACGCCGCAGCCGGAGCAATCATCCGCGCGCGATCGCATCGTCGATCCGCACGACGCGTTGGAGGAGGAAGTCTTCGGCGCGAGCCTGCGTCCCCGTTGCTTCGAAGAGTACGTCGGGCAAGAGCGCGTCGTGGAGAACTTGCGGATCGCGATCGACGCCGCCAAGCGCCGCGGCGAGCCGCTCGAGCACGTCCTCTTTTACGGGCCGCCGGGCCTCGGCAAGACGACCCTGGCCGGCCTAATCGCCCGCGAACTGAACGCGAACTTTCGTCCGACGAGCGGCCCAACACTGGAGAAGCCCAAGGACCTCGTCGGCATTCTCACTTCGCTGGAGCGCGGCGACGTGTTCTTCGTCGACGAAGTGCACCGGCTCGGACGCGTCGTCGAAGAGTTTCTCTACCCCGCGATGGAGGATTTTCAGATCGACTTCGTGGTCGATCGCGGCACCTACGCAAAGACGTTGAAGCTGCCGCTGCAGCACTTTACCCTCGTCGGTGCGACGACGCGCGCGGGCATGCTGACGGCACCGCTGCGCGAGCGCTTCGGCATCGTCCATCATCTCGATTACTACGGCGTGGCGGAGCTGGAACGGATCGTCCGCCGTTCGGCCAACGTTCTGGGCGTGCCGATCGACCCCGAAGCGGCGCACACGATCGCGGCGCGCAGCCGTGGAACCCCGCGGGTTGCCAACCGATTGCTGCGGCGAGTTCGCGACTTTGCCGAAGTCCGCGCGGAGGGACACATCACCGTCGCCGTTGCCGACGAGGCGCTGCACCGCGAGGGCGTCGACGAATCCGGGCTCGACCGGCTCGATCGCGCGTTCTTGCAGACGCTCGTCGTGCAGTATCGCGGCGGCCCGGCGGGCATTGCGGCGATCGCGGCCTCGCTCACCGAAGACGCCGAGACGCTCGAAGACGTCGTCGAGCCGTACTTGCTCAAATCGGGTTTCATCACGCGCACGGCGAGCGGCCGGCGCGCAACGCCGGCAGCCTTCCGCCATCTAGGCATCGTGGGAGGGAAACCATCGCAGGAGCGGCTGCTGTAA